DNA from Verrucomicrobiia bacterium:
CGGGGTCCGCCAAGTCGAAGGATTCCACCATGGTGCCGTATTCCCACTGGGTGTTGGTGGTGCCAGTGACGGGGCGGTACACGGAGCTGGAGACATAGAGCGCGGTGCCCACCAGGCGGCTTTCCTGCAGGCGCCCGGCCACAGGGGCGGTGGCGGCGGGGGAGGGGGTGGAGCCGGCCACATTGACCACCAGCACCTGGCCGCTCTGGTAACTGCCGCTCTCGCAGGTTTCGCGGACCAGCAGCACGGCATAAGTGTCATTTAACACGTACATCTGCTCGCCGACCGCCGGCAGGGACAAGGTGCCCCGCAACCGGGGCGCATCCGGATTTTGCAGGTCCACGATTTGCAGGCCGCGGTTTTGGTTGAAGTAGTAAAGTGTTGCGCCGCGGATTTTCCAGATGTCGGACTCGACGACTTCGCGGGGCTGGCCGCCGGTGTCCATATCGGTGGGGGTGCGCACTTCGATGCCGCCCATGCCGGTGGAGGTGTAGATCATCGGGCCGCCGTAGGTGTTCACTTCCGTCTCGGCCGGGCCGGAGAAATTGGTCTGGCCGGTGTAGAAATTGTCCGGCAGTGCCGCCTGGGGGCGCGCCTTGACGCGCAACATTTCCATGGACCTGCCCGGGGGCAGGGAGACGGTGAGCCGTCCGCCCCCGCCGTCGGTGCGCACCACCGCGCGCGGTTCCCAGGTGCCGCGGCCAAAGCGGGCGCGGCCTTCCAGGGTGATTTCGCGGAAGCCCACCGGTGCTTGGATTTCAACGAGGATATTGGTGCGGGTCGGTTTGATGGCGGTGATAACCGGCACGGGAGGGACCGCCAGGGCTAGGCTGGCGGCCAGCAAAAACATTCCCCCCGCCCCGGCGGAGAAACGCCCAAAGCGGCTGCGCAAAATCATAAGCGTGTCCGGCTGATGTTTAAGACTCCAATAACCAATAAACGCCCCCGAATCCTCCCTGTCAAGCGAGGCAAGGGGGTATTTGTTGGGGGCCACTCTGGCCTTTTGGCGGGTGGCCGGTGGTTTATTGCACGCGAAGGGTGACCGGACCCAGGAGGCCCGAGGGCGGAAGGGGCGAATCTTTTTGCCAGTGGCGCCAGGTGGCGAACGCCACGCGGCCGGTGGGACTGGGCCGGCCTTGGCGGAGCCACGCCGGCCATTCCTTGAGGCTGCCGTTACGGTGCCAGTCTGCGTCTGGCGGGAGCTGTTCATCGCCGATCAAGCGGTTCAGCCACAGGTTGGCGACTTCGATTGCGATCTGGTTGGTGCCGCGTTGCAGCGCCGGCGTTAAATCCACAGTCCAAGGTTGATGCCACGCCACGCCGGCGGTGCGGCCGTTGACGCGCACGCGGGCCATGACGGCCACGCGGCCCAGATCCAAGGTGGCCTGCGCGCCCGGCCAGGGGGGCTGCCAGTGCAGGGTGGTTTGGTAGGTGGCCAGGCCGCTGAAGAACCGCACGCCGGGGAGAGGATGCTGCGACAAGTCCATGAGCTGTTCCAAGGTGATGGACTCCGGCGCGCCGCGGCCCGGTTGAAACCGCACCTGCCACGGGCCGCCGATTTCGATGGCCAATGCCGGCCGGCCTGCGTCGGCCCGGCGGGCCGCCTGCGGGGCGGTCCAGGTTTTTTGCCAGACGATGAAGCAGGATTCCTCCGGTCCGAGCGTGAGCGCAAGGGTGGTGCGGCCGGCTTCCTCGTGATATTCCGTGAGCCGTTGCTGCGCGCCGGTTTTGGGGTCCCAACGCTCGGGGCGCCGCGCGTGGACGCGAAACCAACAGCGGGCGGTGACGGCGGTGCGAGCCGGGTTGGCCACAAAATAAACTTCGGCCTCGGGCAGTTGCCGATGGGTGTAGCGCAGCGGGGCATCTGCCTCGAAATCAGGGGGGAGGCCCAGACGTTGCAGGACGGCGGCGGCCTGGGCGTAATCCCCGTAGAGGCTGGGCAGGGCACTGGCCGGCCGCTGCTGACCGGCTTTGGGCCAGGGCGCCATGCCCGGCGGCCCCAATACGCGCGCGGGGCGCGGGTTCTGGGCGGAGGGCAAGCCCAAGGCGGCATGCCATTGTTCATCGGTGACGATGAGCTGCTCTTCGCCGTGGCCCAGGCGAAGCAGCAGGGCGGCGAGCAGGCCGGCGGGGTTGGGGGTGTCGCCGGCATTTTCCGCGGTGATCTGGAGGACATTGGTGCCGGGGCGCAGGGCGGGGGTCGCGGCAAATTCATATTGGAGATGGAAGTTGTCGCCACTGCCGAGGGGCTGGCCGTTGAGCTGGGCGGTGAAAGAATTATCGGCGGTGATGCGGAGCCAGGCCTGGGTCACGGAGATGCCATGCGGTAAAACGAAGGCGCGCTCAAAATGGCAACGCCCGGGCGGGGCGGCCTGGTGTGGCTCGCCGTCAGGATACCAAATCCAGCGCGCTGCGGCGGGCCAGGGTGCAGGCGGTTGGGTGGCGGCGGCGTAGGCGTTGCGCCAGCGCTGGCGGTCGGTGGGGATGACTTGACCCCGGCCCACGGGGCGCGGCTGCCCGGGGACGGGATGCGGTCCCCACAATTCATGCACCCATTCGCGGAGGCGCTCCGGGTGGGCGTCTGGGCTTAGACTGGGCGAGGCTTCCACGGGCGGCCCCATGATAGTGGCGCCTGCTCGGACCAAATCGCGCAGCCGGGCGAGCAGGCGGGGGGTCATGAGGCCATGTTCGGGCAGGACAAGGAGGCGAAACTCTGCGCCGCTGGGGAGGATGAGTCGGCCGTTTTGCACGCGGGCCCCAAACAATAATTCCGGGGCGCAGCCGGCGAAGTTGTAGCCCCGGCGGTCCGGGAGGAAGGCCGTGCCGGCCAGGGCGGACGGGGGCGGCTGCCAGACGAGTGGCGCGCCTTCCGGGGCGAGGTAAAGGATGTCGGCGACGGGCCGCCCGCGTTGGAGGAGGGCCTGGCAGCGGGCCAGGTAGGCATGCCACGCCTCCACCATGGGCCACCAAGTTTGGGTGCGCTCATAATGCGCGCCATACTGGCCCATGGTCATGCCCGGCGCGTATTGAGGCCATGGCTGGTGGGCGAAGCGGTGAAACACCAGGCGGTTGATGCCCAGGCAAAAGGCCCAGTCGGCCTGGGCCTTCATGGCGGCCGGGTGGAGGGAGAAGCCCTCTGGTTTGTCGGCGGTGAATGCCTCGGCTGGGATGAGGGAGCGTCCCTGGGTGTGGGCGATGGAGACGGCCTCGAGGCAACTGTAAGCGGCGTTGAATCCCAGACCTTCCGCCCAGAACTCGCCCATGGGGAGATCGGCCACGCCGCCCAGCGTGAGGTCTGAGCAGGGGTTCATGTCATACGGTTCGATGGAGAGTTGGAAGCCGTGGGCGCGGCCCAGTTCCCGCAAGTAGCGGGCGTAGTTTTCCACCACCAATTCCTGGGCGGTCTGGCGCCAATCCCAGAGAAAACGCTCTGTGTCTCCGCGATTTTGCAACACGCAACCGGCCAGCACCGGCAGCCAGGGGCGGGCGTCGTAGCCGCGGCGCTGGAGGAATTCGGACAGGATGGCTGCTGAGCCGTTTTGCGCGCCCATCTCCCAACTGTCCAGGTGCAGCATCGTCCAGCCGGCGCGGCGGGGGCGGGGAAGCGGGCCCAGCTCGCGCAGGAGGCCGCCGACGAAATGATCGAAATGGGCCTTGACGGCTGCGCGGTCAAACTTGTCGCACTCGAAACCGATGCCCGGCGGGGGGGCGGGGCGGGTGTTGGCGCCGGTGGTGCGGAGGCCGAAGCGCAGGAGCCGCCACTGGCCCGGCGGGGCGTCCCAGGTCAGCCGGCCATCGGGCTGAAGATGGGCGGACAGGTCCAGGATTTGCGTCAGCGGCAGACCGGTGGCCGGAGCCAAAAAATCACCGGCCAGGTAGGGCTTCACGCCGGGCTGGGAGGAAAAGGGCATGCGGAAATACAAGGCTTTTTCGGGTAACTCATCATTCCCGGCGCGCGGCGTGTCAGCGGGCACGGCCAGCAGGACAAGATCGCGGTAGTAGGCGGCGCGGGGTGCTTCTAATTCCCGGGGCAGGCCAAAGACAGGCGGCTGGGGGGCGGGCACGGGGAGGCGGCCTTCGAAACGGCGGCCGCCGGTGACGTTGGTTTCGGCAAAGACCACGTGTTGCATGGATTGCTCGACGGGCACCCAGGGGCCGCCGCTGCCGGTCCAACCGGGACCCACATTGACGGCCATTTCCAGCCCGAGGCGTTCGGCCTCGCGCACGGCGTGTTTGAAGAGCGCCCGCCATTCCGGCCCCATGAAATGGACGGGGCCGGCGGGGACGCCGACGTCCACTTCCATGAGGATGACTCCGCCGATGCCCGCCTCTTTCATGGCGGTGAGGTCGGCGGTGATGCCCTCGCGGGTGATGTTGCCGTTGATGAAAAACCAATACACCCATGGTTGGGCGGTGGGAGGCGGCTGGCGGAAATCGCGGGCCAGCCCGGCCGCCCGGCCGGGGAGAAGGCTGCCCCAGAGAATGATTATCCAGAAGAGTCGCCAACGGGGGCTGCGCAACATGGAGAACATACGCCCTGCTTAGCAGGGCGGCGAGGAAGAGGCAAGTTTGCGGAAGCGGCCCCTGGCTCCGCCGCTGCGTTTTTCGGCCGGGGGCCGGGTCAGGGTGGAGCTAGACCGAGTAATCCAGATAGACAGTTTTGATGCGGGTGTAGAAATCCAGGGCGCCGGGGCCTTGTTCTTTGAAGGAGTCGGTGCTGGATTTTTTGACGCCGCCGAACGGCGCCTGGAGGGCCAGGCCGGTGGAGATTTGATTGATTTTGACCACGCCCGCCTGGATGCGCTCGGCATAGAGCATGGCTTTCTTCAAATCGCGCGTGACCAGGGAAGCGCTCAAGCCCACGTCCACGCCATTGGCGAGGGCCAGGGCGTGCTCAAAATCCTCGGCGGCGAGGACGGCCAGGACGGGGCCGAAGACTTCCTCGCAGGCGATGCGCATGTCGGGTTTCACGCCAGCCAGGATGGTGGGCTGCATGAAATGGCCATGCGCCAGCTCCCCGTCCTGCAGGCGTTCGCCCCCATAAATCAAGGTGGCGCCCTCGGCGACGGCGCCGCGCACGTAGGCCAGATTGGACTCGAGCTGGGCCGCGCTGACGGCCGGCCCCATGTCCACGCCCGGGGCGTCACCGGGGCCAACTTTGAGGGCGGCGGTGCGGGCTACAAGTTTTTCCATGAAGGCGGGCAGCACGGTTTTTTCGACGATGACGCGGCTGGTGGCGGTGCAGGCCTGGCCGGTCAAACCGAAGCCGGCTTTGACGACGAGATTTGCGGCGAGGTCGAGGTCGGCATCGGCCAGGACGAGGGTGGGATTTTTACCGCCCATTTCCATCTGGGCGCGGGCCATGCGCAGGGCCAGGCGTTGATAGATGGCGTGGCCGACGGAATAAGAGCCGGTGAAGGAAAGCGCGGCCACGGCGGGATGATCGGCCAGCTCGGCGCCGACGGCGCGGCCCTCGCCGGTGACCACGTTCAGCACGCCTTTGGGGAGGCCGGCTTCAGCCAGTGCGCGGGCCAGCTCCATGGCC
Protein-coding regions in this window:
- a CDS encoding glycosyl hydrolase codes for the protein MFSMLRSPRWRLFWIIILWGSLLPGRAAGLARDFRQPPPTAQPWVYWFFINGNITREGITADLTAMKEAGIGGVILMEVDVGVPAGPVHFMGPEWRALFKHAVREAERLGLEMAVNVGPGWTGSGGPWVPVEQSMQHVVFAETNVTGGRRFEGRLPVPAPQPPVFGLPRELEAPRAAYYRDLVLLAVPADTPRAGNDELPEKALYFRMPFSSQPGVKPYLAGDFLAPATGLPLTQILDLSAHLQPDGRLTWDAPPGQWRLLRFGLRTTGANTRPAPPPGIGFECDKFDRAAVKAHFDHFVGGLLRELGPLPRPRRAGWTMLHLDSWEMGAQNGSAAILSEFLQRRGYDARPWLPVLAGCVLQNRGDTERFLWDWRQTAQELVVENYARYLRELGRAHGFQLSIEPYDMNPCSDLTLGGVADLPMGEFWAEGLGFNAAYSCLEAVSIAHTQGRSLIPAEAFTADKPEGFSLHPAAMKAQADWAFCLGINRLVFHRFAHQPWPQYAPGMTMGQYGAHYERTQTWWPMVEAWHAYLARCQALLQRGRPVADILYLAPEGAPLVWQPPPSALAGTAFLPDRRGYNFAGCAPELLFGARVQNGRLILPSGAEFRLLVLPEHGLMTPRLLARLRDLVRAGATIMGPPVEASPSLSPDAHPERLREWVHELWGPHPVPGQPRPVGRGQVIPTDRQRWRNAYAAATQPPAPWPAAARWIWYPDGEPHQAAPPGRCHFERAFVLPHGISVTQAWLRITADNSFTAQLNGQPLGSGDNFHLQYEFAATPALRPGTNVLQITAENAGDTPNPAGLLAALLLRLGHGEEQLIVTDEQWHAALGLPSAQNPRPARVLGPPGMAPWPKAGQQRPASALPSLYGDYAQAAAVLQRLGLPPDFEADAPLRYTHRQLPEAEVYFVANPARTAVTARCWFRVHARRPERWDPKTGAQQRLTEYHEEAGRTTLALTLGPEESCFIVWQKTWTAPQAARRADAGRPALAIEIGGPWQVRFQPGRGAPESITLEQLMDLSQHPLPGVRFFSGLATYQTTLHWQPPWPGAQATLDLGRVAVMARVRVNGRTAGVAWHQPWTVDLTPALQRGTNQIAIEVANLWLNRLIGDEQLPPDADWHRNGSLKEWPAWLRQGRPSPTGRVAFATWRHWQKDSPLPPSGLLGPVTLRVQ
- a CDS encoding aldehyde dehydrogenase family protein, whose product is MRRYQQFIGGEWVPSANGAVLVTRNPADTREIVAEYAAGGQPDARAAIEAAQKAAPAWGAMTPVARGRILSTASNLLDARKKELAALLTREEGKTLAESTGEVQRAVDIFRFYGGLSYTVGGHTIPHDLPGNFLYTRREPLGVVALITPWNFPIAIPAWKLAPALLAGNAVILKPASQAPAMAMELARALAEAGLPKGVLNVVTGEGRAVGAELADHPAVAALSFTGSYSVGHAIYQRLALRMARAQMEMGGKNPTLVLADADLDLAANLVVKAGFGLTGQACTATSRVIVEKTVLPAFMEKLVARTAALKVGPGDAPGVDMGPAVSAAQLESNLAYVRGAVAEGATLIYGGERLQDGELAHGHFMQPTILAGVKPDMRIACEEVFGPVLAVLAAEDFEHALALANGVDVGLSASLVTRDLKKAMLYAERIQAGVVKINQISTGLALQAPFGGVKKSSTDSFKEQGPGALDFYTRIKTVYLDYSV